The Colias croceus chromosome 11, ilColCroc2.1 genome has a segment encoding these proteins:
- the LOC123695803 gene encoding male-specific sperm protein Mst84Db-like, producing the protein MPVLPCCLGCQGPMAGPCGPVAYRKECRNVGPCCPHAFGANCQAPCGEIGCIHGARGGVAGSYYSCGQGCIGGCTSGLCASCCGPSCG; encoded by the exons ATGCCGGTACTTCCCTGTTGTCTCGGATGTCAGGGCCCCATGGCGGGCCCCTGTGGCCCCGTGGCCTATCGCAAGGAGTGCCGCAACGTAGGGCCATGCTGTCCTCACGCTTTCGGAGCGAATTGCCAAGCGCCTTGTGGTGAAATCGGGTGTATACATGG AGCTCGTGGGGGAGTAGCTGGCTCGTACTACAGTTGCGGCCAGGGCTGCATCGGAGGCTGCACGAGCGGTCTCTGCGCTAGCTGCTGCGGCCCCTCTTGTGGATAG